The Fluviispira sanaruensis sequence TTGGCGAACTTAGGTTATGCGGGTATTAGTAAAATTTCAAGTGATACTGACAATTCAAGATTGAAAAATCATTATTATTATGGAGCAACTGTGATCGGCACAGTTCCTTTAACAGACGCAGTGAGCATCGGTGGTTCTGTATCTTATAATAGACACTCTGCGAAATTTAAAGATGCTGATGTTTCATTGTCATATAATCAATTTACCACTGCCCTTGTTCTTCAATACAGCATATAATAATTTAAATGAATTATTATAAAAAAAGGATATTATTAAATTAATATCCTTTTTTTTGCGATAAAATTTTCTATTTCTTCTTCTGAGTAATATATATTTAAATTTTGTTTTGCTTGATTTTCTTTTCTCCATAAGAACCATGCTAAGGACTGTTCTTCTAACCACGTATAATTTTCCCTAGAGGGAAGTGGAATTTGTGATTCACAAAAAACTTTAGCTTCTTCATAAGATGCATTTGGGTTGGCATCTAACCATTTTCTAAAATTAATTTTAAACTCATTTTTATCAAACATTTTAATTCACGCCTTTAAGCTGAATATATGAAAATACTTGCTTATAAATCAAGCATTGTAATTTTTTCGGAAAAAATTTAATCTTCTTGAGTGTGATTTGCAGTCTTTTGTGCAAAAATACATTTAAGCAGTAAATCTGCTCGCACGTAAAGACCCCAAAAAAAGGATAGGCTATGAATCGAGTCACAATCGAGTCAAAATTTGTCAGCAATGAAGCACTCTTTGAGCTCAAACGTGCCCACGAGCTTAAAATAGCAAAAGATCTGAATCGTTTTTTACTTGAAGTCGAATTTCCTTGGAAAGCGTTGGGCAAAACTCTTACTCATTTTGTTGAAGGTATAGTGCAAAAAATACCTTTAGAAGAGAGAATTCAAGGTCATGTGAGTCCGCAGGCCTATATTGAAAATCGTGATTCTGTCGTGATCTGTGAAGGAGCTGTTGTTGAACCTGGGGCATATATCTCTGGCCCTACTTTTATTGGACCAAAGGTTGTGGTGCGCCACGGAGCTTATATCCGGGGTTCTGTTTACATTGCTGAGGGCGCCATTGTTGGTCATTCCTCCGAATGCAAGGGTTCAATTCTCTTACCAAATGCAAAAGCAGCTCATTTCAACTACGTTGGAGATTCCATTTTAGGTTATGATTGTAATCTCGGAGCAGGCACAAAACTCGCAAATTTAAAAATAAATCATAGCAATATCATTCTTCGCCTTGATAATAAAAAAGTTGATTCTGGCTTAAAAAAATTCGGAGCCATCCTTGGCAATCGTGCTCAAACAGGGTGTAATTCTGTGACAAACCCAGGAACTATTATGTTACCCGAGGTGGTTTTGTTACCAAATCAAACAGCCTTAGGAATATTAAAAAGATAATTATTTCAGTATTGGCTTTTTTATAATTCCCATTAATATTGCAGTTATCAATGTTCCAACTGTCAGTGCAATCATAAATCCACTTATATGAACGACAGCATTTGGAATGGGCAGCACAAATATTCCGCCGTGTGGGACTTTTATTTCGATTTTAAAAAACATGGCGAGGGCACCTGCAATGGCGGAACCAATCACAAAAACGGGAATGACTCTCAATGGATCCTTGGCTGCATAGGGAATAGCTCCTTCTGTTATAAACGAAATCCCTAAGAGTGCTGTAGAGTTTCCAGCTTCTCTTTCTTCCTTATTGAATTTTGTTTTAAAAAGTTTAGTTGCTAAAGCGACACCTAAGGGTGGAACCATTCCTGCTATCATTGCTGCACCCATAGGTGTGTAAATTTGGCTTGAAATCAAACTGGTTGAAAAAGCATATGCAGCTTTATTTAGCGGACCGCCCATATCGAACGCCATCATTCCCCCGATGATAAGACCAAGAATAATTGCGCTTCCATCTTGTAAATTATTCAGGCTCGTTGTTAAATAGTGCATAAGACCTGCGACAGGTTTACCAACGACATAAAGCATAAACAAACCAATAATAAGAGAAGAAAGAACTGGTAGAATAATAACGGGTTTTAAACCCTCTAAATTTTTATTGAGTTTAATTTTCTGATTTAAAAATTCTGTTACGTAACCTGCAAAATATCCAGAAATAATTCCTCCAAGGAAGCCTGCATCTAAACTCACTGCGAGCATGCCACCGATCATGCCAGGGGCAATTCCGGGCCTATTGGCAATAGAATAAGCGATATAGCCAGAAAGAGCTGGCACCATGAGAGGAAAGGCTCCTTTGGCTCCAATTTGGAATAAAGCCCAAGCAAGAGTGTCTTTGTAAGAATCATCCGATGCATAGATACCCCCTAAGGCAAATGCCAAGGCAATCATCAGACCACCTGCTGTGACAAAAGGGAGCATATAGGAAACACCTGTCATCAGGTGTTTATAATTTTGTTTAAATGAAGAATTTTTGTCAGAAGATTGATTGGCTTCAGGGTCAGAATTATTTAGATTTTCTGAAAATAATTTTGCTTCTTTTATCGCAGTTTGAATAAGTATAACCCCATTTTTAATTGCTTGTTTCGTACTGGTTTGGAATATTTTTTTGTTTTGAAAACGACTGAGATCAACTTTCGTATCTGCAGCTATTATAACAAGATCTGCGGAATTAATATCAGCATCATTTAAAGTATTTTGTTTTCCAACAGATCCTTGAGTTTCAACTTTAATATTAAATTTTAATTCAGCTGCAGCCTGAATAAGTCCTTCTGCTGCCATAAATGTATGGGCAATTCCGGTCGGACATGAAGTCACAGCAACAATATTAAAAACATTATTTACTATTTCGCTATTTTGCTTTTTCTTATTTTTAATTATGAGATGAATTGCATTTAATAATTCTTGTTCAGTATTATTAAGTATTTTTTCGAAGGTCGTTTTATAAATAGGCAAGCCGATAAATCTATTTTCTTCGATCTCCTCACCTACTTGAATAATAATATCCGTATTTTCCAGATTCGGTTCTGTAACAAAAGATTTTTGCATAATCTTATGCGAATGAATTTCTGAATCAACCTTATATTTATGCTTTAAAGCTTCTTGGGTTATAAGATCGTTAGCTAAAAATGGTTGAATACTATATTCCTGACTCGTTATTATAACCTTTATTCTTGCCATGAGTTATTTCCTTTATGAATAGATCACTTTAATAATGTTACTTTTACTTTTTCTACATATTTTTTAACTTCGTTTATATTTGGAAGATGCGGTCCGATATGTCCAAGTTTTGCAACTGAAAAAGCAACTGCGAGTTTAGCGATTTGTTCGAATTGAAGATTTCCATGGAATCCCGCTATGAGTCCTGCAACAAGAGCATCGCCTGCACCCACGGAACTGATCGTTTTAATAGGTGGCAATGCTGCATGCATCGCATATTTTTTGTTGATAAATAAAGAGCCGTTTTCTCCAAGGGATACAACAACATTTTCAATACCTTTTTCTTGTAGGGATAAAGCAAATTGCAATATATCATCTTGTGTGAGCAAAGTTTTTTGTGCAAGTTGCGACAAT is a genomic window containing:
- a CDS encoding PTS fructose transporter subunit IIC; its protein translation is MARIKVIITSQEYSIQPFLANDLITQEALKHKYKVDSEIHSHKIMQKSFVTEPNLENTDIIIQVGEEIEENRFIGLPIYKTTFEKILNNTEQELLNAIHLIIKNKKKQNSEIVNNVFNIVAVTSCPTGIAHTFMAAEGLIQAAAELKFNIKVETQGSVGKQNTLNDADINSADLVIIAADTKVDLSRFQNKKIFQTSTKQAIKNGVILIQTAIKEAKLFSENLNNSDPEANQSSDKNSSFKQNYKHLMTGVSYMLPFVTAGGLMIALAFALGGIYASDDSYKDTLAWALFQIGAKGAFPLMVPALSGYIAYSIANRPGIAPGMIGGMLAVSLDAGFLGGIISGYFAGYVTEFLNQKIKLNKNLEGLKPVIILPVLSSLIIGLFMLYVVGKPVAGLMHYLTTSLNNLQDGSAIILGLIIGGMMAFDMGGPLNKAAYAFSTSLISSQIYTPMGAAMIAGMVPPLGVALATKLFKTKFNKEEREAGNSTALLGISFITEGAIPYAAKDPLRVIPVFVIGSAIAGALAMFFKIEIKVPHGGIFVLPIPNAVVHISGFMIALTVGTLITAILMGIIKKPILK